Genomic DNA from Deinococcus humi:
CACGTCCTGCGTTCCCTTGCCTAGGCTCACATTCATGGTCTGGGTGCTGCTCAGCAGTCCGCGCTGGTAGGTAGAGGACTTCACCTGGGCATAGCCGGTGGCTTCCAGTTGCGCCTCAAGCGTCTGGGCCAGGGTCTGCTAAGTCTGGGCGGTCTGGCGGCTGGTGTATACGGTCGCCCCCGCCAACGCGCCGAAAACGAGCAGAACACCCACGCCCAATGCAGGCAGGCGGGAACGGCGGGACGCAGAAGGGGGCTTGGCCATAGCTCCAATCCTAGGCTGCGAGACCTGGGCCGCAGAACGCAAATCTTCTAACGCCCACGTTCGCGCCGCTCCTGGCGCCGCATGGGCATGGTGTCGATCAGCGCGGCCACCGTATTCAGGACCGGGAAGGTCTGGTACCGCGCCTTGATACCTGTGTCCTTGCCGATCAACGCGGCCCGGCCATACTGCGCGCCCACCTTGCCACCAGGATCGGCCAGCAGCGTCAGCATCAGACTCTGGGGGCCGTTCAGCCGGGCGTCGCCAGGCGGCAGCAACGCCACCACCCGCAGATCACGCACCTGCAGATCGGTGTCCTGTCGGCGCACCTCGGCCAGATAAGCGGCGGGCGGGTTGCTGACGATCAGGATGCGTTCCCTGCCCAGCACGCTGGAGAGTGACCACGACTGACCCTGCGGGGTCTGGAGGGTAAACGGTGCGGCGTCCGCCAGCCCGGCGCTCAGGGCGACAGCGGCGGCCAGGGGTTTCAGTGCGGCCATTCCTAGAGTGTGGCGGGTGGGGATGGGACGGGGATGGCGGCGCCCTCAAGACTCCAGCAGACTTCAGCGCCCGGAGGTCTCAATTTGCGCCACCTCGTCCCAGCGCCAGCCACCGGACTGGGCCATGTCATGCAGTCGGCGGCGCAGGGTGTGATGATCCTGCAGGTAAGCGGCAAATTCGGCGGCGGGACGCAGGGACAGCCCCGCCTCCGCTAGCGGTCGCAGATCAGGGGGCGGCGGAACGGAAGCGTCCGGGCCACTGTGAACGCGCCCATACGAACGGGTCAGGCTGTCCACGCTGTCCAGGCTGCGGCGCAGGCCCCGTGGAGGGTCCATGTCCAGCGCGCCGCCAATGATCAGCAGGGCCTCGCCCAGCTTGGGCAGGGCGGCGTCCAGGGCCTGCCGCTGCTCATGCTCGTGGAAGCGGTGCAGGTTGGGTGTGCTGAGGTGCTGGGCGTCGAGCGTATTGAGCTGGGTGTGCAGATCGTCCAGCAGCCCCTGGAGGCCATCCGGATACCCCCGCGCAGCGTCCACGACGAGCGTCTGAGCATCGGGGCCGGCGCGGTACAACAGCAGGGCGAACTGACGACGGGCGCTCCGCGCCTGGGAGACCGGAACAATGAAGGTGATGGCGAAGGTCAGCAGAAAGAAGCCCGAAATGGCCGTGACATCCGTCAGCACCCGCCACAGGGTATCGGTGGCGATGATGTCCCCAAGGCCCAGCGTGCTGATGCTATAGCCCACGAAATACATCACCTCGCCGAAGCTGGCGGGCTGTCCTGTTTTGGCCACTTCCAGTGCCCCAGGCCACGCCCAGAACACCAGACCCCAGCCCAGCCATAACAGCGCCGTCCAGATGTTCAACGTCACCGAGATCAGCGCCAGCGTGCTCCAGGCCAGCACTGAACGGCGGCGGGTGACGCGAGCCAGCCATTGAACCGCGGCATAGACTGGGCGATGAATCCAGCGGCTCAGGGTGCCCTCGCCAGCCTGCAGCCCCGACAGCAGGGCGTCGAGCAGGACGGCCAACACCAGGGCAGCGCCGGGTAGCCACAACAGCTGCCGCACGGTGTCCATCACTCCATCACCGGCACGGGGGGCTCAACTCCGGGGAAAGCCGCTCAGCCTTCCAGTTCCGCGAACACAGCCCGGCTGATCACCAGTTGCTGAATCTCGGAGGTGCCCTCGTAGATCTCGGTCACCTTGGCGTCGCGGAACAGGCGTTCCACCGGGTAATCGCGGCTGTAGCCGTTGCCTCCAAAGATCTGGATGGCGTCGCGGGCACAGTCCACCGCCGCCTCGGAGGCCAGCAGCTTGGCCATGCTGGCCTCCTTGCCGTACGGAACCCCCTGATCCTTGAGCCACGCGGCCTTCAGCGCCACCAGGCGCGCACTCTCGATGCGCGCGGCCATCCGGGCAATCTTGAACGACACGCCCTCAAACTCGCGCAGCTTCTTCCCAAACTGCTCGCGCTCGTTGGCGTACCTGCTGGCATGTTCCAGCGCGGCGCGGGCAATCCCGATGGCCTGCATGGCAATCCCGATGCGCCCGGCGTCCAAGCTGGCGAGGGCCACGATCAACCCCTGACCTTCCTCGCCCACCATGTTCGCAGTGGGTACGCGGACGCTATC
This window encodes:
- a CDS encoding DUF4174 domain-containing protein, whose translation is MAALKPLAAAVALSAGLADAAPFTLQTPQGQSWSLSSVLGRERILIVSNPPAAYLAEVRRQDTDLQVRDLRVVALLPPGDARLNGPQSLMLTLLADPGGKVGAQYGRAALIGKDTGIKARYQTFPVLNTVAALIDTMPMRRQERRERGR
- a CDS encoding potassium channel family protein; the protein is MDTVRQLLWLPGAALVLAVLLDALLSGLQAGEGTLSRWIHRPVYAAVQWLARVTRRRSVLAWSTLALISVTLNIWTALLWLGWGLVFWAWPGALEVAKTGQPASFGEVMYFVGYSISTLGLGDIIATDTLWRVLTDVTAISGFFLLTFAITFIVPVSQARSARRQFALLLYRAGPDAQTLVVDAARGYPDGLQGLLDDLHTQLNTLDAQHLSTPNLHRFHEHEQRQALDAALPKLGEALLIIGGALDMDPPRGLRRSLDSVDSLTRSYGRVHSGPDASVPPPPDLRPLAEAGLSLRPAAEFAAYLQDHHTLRRRLHDMAQSGGWRWDEVAQIETSGR